In Synechocystis sp. PCC 6714, the following are encoded in one genomic region:
- the purS gene encoding phosphoribosylformylglycinamidine synthase subunit PurS, translating to MADSPVRPSMSHSYHCRIYVTLRPSVLDPAGTAVQSGLQQLGYDSVAQVRIGKYIELTLEAPDEATASQQLDTMCDQLLANTVIENYCFEITALEGAVTP from the coding sequence GTGGCAGATTCCCCGGTAAGGCCCTCCATGTCCCATTCCTACCATTGTCGTATTTACGTCACCCTGCGTCCCTCTGTGCTCGATCCGGCCGGTACCGCAGTGCAATCAGGTTTACAACAATTGGGTTACGATTCCGTTGCCCAAGTCAGAATTGGTAAATATATTGAGTTGACCCTCGAGGCCCCGGACGAAGCCACCGCTTCCCAACAACTGGACACCATGTGTGACCAACTATTGGCCAATACGGTGATCGAAAATTATTGCTTTGAAATTACCGCCCTAGAAGGCGCCGTCACGCCATGA
- a CDS encoding universal stress protein — MFKTILFPLDRSREARDAAQMVADLVKIHQSRLVLLSVVEKNPPGQDHEAHGMNSPQMVAELLEAARAVFSQQGIATETIEREGMASFTICDVADEVNADLIIMGCRGLGLTTEGAAESVTARVINLSPCPVMVVP; from the coding sequence ATGTTCAAAACCATTTTATTTCCCCTAGACCGGAGCCGGGAAGCCAGGGATGCGGCCCAGATGGTGGCGGATTTAGTCAAGATCCACCAAAGCCGTTTGGTTTTGCTGTCGGTGGTGGAAAAAAATCCCCCTGGCCAAGACCATGAAGCCCACGGGATGAATTCCCCCCAAATGGTGGCCGAATTGTTGGAGGCGGCCCGGGCTGTTTTTTCCCAACAGGGCATTGCCACAGAAACCATTGAACGGGAGGGGATGGCTTCCTTCACTATCTGTGATGTGGCCGATGAAGTAAATGCGGACTTGATTATCATGGGCTGTCGGGGTTTGGGCCTCACCACGGAAGGGGCCGCGGAAAGTGTTACCGCCAGGGTGATTAATCTTTCTCCCTGTCCAGTAATGGTGGTGCCCTAA
- the purQ gene encoding phosphoribosylformylglycinamidine synthase subunit PurQ, with protein MTSFGIIVFPGSNCDRDIATVTAGLLDRPTRFIWHQETDLQGVDVVVLPGGFSYGDYLRCGAIARFSPIMQAIIDHAKAGKRVLGICNGFQVLTEVGLLPGALIRNRDLHFICDRVTVRVESNQTAWTKGYQSQQVITLPIAHGEGRYFADEDTLKALEDNGQILFRYSNTQGELTADSNPNGSLHNIAGISNSGGNVLGMMPHPERAADHQLKATDGLAMFVG; from the coding sequence ATGACCAGCTTTGGTATTATTGTCTTCCCCGGTTCTAACTGCGACCGGGACATTGCCACTGTCACCGCCGGTTTGTTGGACCGGCCAACCCGATTCATTTGGCATCAGGAAACGGATCTCCAAGGGGTGGATGTGGTGGTTTTGCCAGGGGGCTTTAGCTATGGTGATTATCTCCGCTGCGGGGCGATCGCCAGATTTTCCCCCATTATGCAGGCGATCATTGACCACGCCAAAGCGGGAAAAAGGGTGTTGGGTATCTGTAACGGTTTTCAAGTGCTAACGGAGGTGGGGCTATTGCCGGGGGCCTTAATTCGTAATCGGGATTTACATTTTATTTGCGACCGGGTGACCGTGCGGGTGGAAAGCAACCAGACCGCCTGGACTAAAGGTTACCAATCCCAACAGGTAATTACTCTCCCCATTGCCCACGGGGAAGGCCGCTACTTTGCCGATGAAGATACCTTAAAAGCTTTGGAAGATAACGGCCAAATTCTTTTCCGCTACAGTAACACCCAGGGGGAATTGACGGCAGATAGCAATCCCAACGGTTCTCTGCACAATATTGCTGGTATCAGCAATAGTGGAGGTAATGTGCTGGGCATGATGCCCCATCCTGAACGGGCAGCTGATCACCAGCTTAAGGCCACAGATGGCCTGGCCATGTTCGTGGGCTAA
- a CDS encoding biotin--[acetyl-CoA-carboxylase] ligase: MAEINNTVSGDWLNQAWQEGHGQPMTLACPDIISGLKVIAPVCTDSTNKLLWNLRHQGYQPPLVAIAREQTTGQGQWGRSWHSAPGGLYLSLWLETNLPAANSPHLVLWSAWGIAHALVRHGIPVRLKWPNDLLLQGKKLAGIKTESKISEGIITNAIIGVGINWINPPPATGIALGPFCEAESIDSLTNLTDLAEITLAGLTLGWQRYQRQGISAILADYLQLFAHRGREISWANGLGIIETITPQGELVVLVNQGRAIIPPGAISLGY; the protein is encoded by the coding sequence ATGGCAGAAATCAACAACACGGTGAGCGGGGATTGGCTAAACCAAGCTTGGCAGGAAGGCCATGGCCAACCCATGACCCTAGCTTGTCCGGATATTATTTCCGGGTTAAAGGTAATTGCCCCTGTCTGCACCGACTCCACTAACAAACTCCTGTGGAATTTACGGCATCAGGGTTATCAACCCCCCCTAGTGGCGATCGCCAGGGAACAAACCACTGGCCAAGGGCAATGGGGGCGTAGTTGGCACTCTGCTCCGGGAGGATTGTACCTATCCCTCTGGTTGGAAACCAACTTACCTGCGGCAAATAGCCCTCACCTAGTTTTATGGAGTGCCTGGGGCATTGCCCATGCTCTGGTTAGACACGGTATTCCTGTACGACTCAAATGGCCCAATGATTTACTGTTGCAGGGTAAAAAATTGGCCGGGATTAAAACGGAAAGCAAAATCAGTGAGGGCATAATCACCAATGCCATCATTGGAGTGGGCATTAACTGGATTAACCCCCCACCGGCTACCGGCATTGCCCTAGGGCCATTTTGCGAGGCAGAATCAATTGACAGTTTAACTAACCTGACGGATTTGGCCGAAATTACCCTAGCGGGGCTCACCCTTGGTTGGCAACGTTATCAACGGCAGGGAATTTCAGCTATTCTGGCAGATTATCTCCAATTATTTGCCCATCGAGGTCGGGAAATTAGCTGGGCTAATGGCCTTGGTATCATTGAAACCATTACTCCCCAAGGAGAACTGGTGGTATTGGTCAACCAGGGGCGAGCAATAATCCCGCCCGGTGCTATCAGCCTAGGTTACTAA
- the ubiE gene encoding bifunctional demethylmenaquinone methyltransferase/2-methoxy-6-polyprenyl-1,4-benzoquinol methylase UbiE has translation MSNSPQAQPTQENVRKIFARIASQYDDLNSFLSFGQHHIWKAMAVKWSGVVLGDRLLDVCCGSGDLAFQGAKVVGPSGVVVGVDFCAELLAIAAGKHQRQYTQLPMQWVQGDALALPFADNEFDGATMGYGLRNVGDIPQALKELHRVVKPGKKVAILDFHQPSNALVKNFQRWYLANVVVPMAKQWQLTDEYAYLQPSLDRFPRGSAQIKLALGAGFTKATHYPIAAGLMGVLVAEKGINS, from the coding sequence ATGAGTAATTCCCCCCAAGCCCAGCCGACCCAAGAGAATGTGCGGAAAATTTTCGCCCGCATTGCATCCCAATATGATGACCTTAACTCATTTTTAAGCTTTGGCCAGCACCATATTTGGAAAGCCATGGCCGTGAAATGGAGCGGTGTTGTCCTTGGCGATCGCCTCCTGGATGTGTGCTGTGGCAGTGGGGATTTAGCTTTCCAGGGGGCAAAGGTGGTCGGGCCCAGTGGAGTAGTTGTGGGGGTGGATTTTTGTGCTGAACTATTGGCGATCGCCGCTGGCAAACATCAACGCCAATATACTCAATTACCGATGCAATGGGTGCAAGGAGATGCTTTGGCCTTACCCTTTGCTGATAATGAATTTGACGGAGCCACCATGGGTTACGGTCTGCGGAATGTAGGGGATATTCCCCAGGCCCTCAAGGAATTGCACCGGGTTGTGAAACCAGGCAAAAAAGTAGCTATTCTCGACTTCCATCAACCCAGCAATGCCCTAGTGAAAAATTTTCAGCGTTGGTACCTGGCCAATGTGGTGGTGCCCATGGCAAAACAATGGCAGTTAACCGACGAATATGCCTATCTCCAACCCAGTTTAGACCGCTTCCCCCGTGGTTCTGCCCAAATCAAACTTGCCCTGGGGGCTGGTTTTACCAAGGCAACCCACTATCCCATTGCCGCTGGTTTAATGGGGGTTTTAGTCGCAGAGAAAGGGATTAATTCTTAG
- the recO gene encoding DNA repair protein RecO, whose amino-acid sequence MSRTYQTLGIIVKGMAFGESDRLVTIFSPDHGLIRAIAPGARKPKSSLRGRTELFVVNQFLLFSGKNLDRINQAETQYSYPGLGQNVCNLAAGQYLIELILALGTEASAQASLYELFTEHLRRLETEATGENLYGHLAQALFHCLGAEGFAPQFHHCAITAQSVSPNFYDRQWRVGFSPELGGIVDLCSSGDMGPIPHLRRLTAMELSLLQQLNQSSLPNPQQYLPAIAQKNFRAWDWVKAENLMRYYAQRQLGKSFRAAVLLDSMWEVDF is encoded by the coding sequence TTGAGCCGTACGTACCAAACCCTAGGCATTATTGTTAAAGGTATGGCCTTTGGGGAATCCGATCGCCTGGTTACTATTTTTTCGCCTGACCATGGGTTAATCCGTGCCATTGCTCCGGGGGCAAGAAAACCTAAATCTAGCCTCAGGGGTCGCACGGAGCTCTTTGTGGTTAACCAGTTTCTGTTATTTTCAGGTAAAAATTTAGACCGCATTAATCAAGCGGAAACCCAATATTCCTATCCTGGCCTGGGACAAAATGTCTGTAACTTGGCGGCGGGGCAATATTTAATCGAACTAATTCTGGCCCTAGGGACGGAAGCCAGTGCCCAAGCATCCCTTTACGAGCTATTTACGGAGCACTTGCGGCGGCTAGAAACGGAAGCCACCGGGGAAAATCTTTACGGCCATTTGGCCCAAGCGCTATTCCATTGCCTCGGTGCGGAAGGATTTGCACCCCAATTTCATCACTGTGCCATCACGGCCCAAAGCGTTAGTCCTAATTTTTATGATCGCCAATGGCGGGTTGGGTTTAGCCCAGAGTTAGGGGGCATTGTCGATCTCTGTAGTTCCGGGGATATGGGGCCTATTCCCCACCTGCGACGGTTAACGGCCATGGAACTGAGCCTGTTGCAACAATTAAACCAAAGTTCTCTCCCTAACCCCCAGCAATACCTACCGGCGATCGCCCAGAAAAATTTTCGTGCTTGGGACTGGGTTAAGGCGGAAAATCTGATGCGTTACTACGCCCAACGTCAACTGGGTAAAAGCTTCCGGGCTGCTGTTTTGCTCGATAGTATGTGGGAAGTGGACTTTTAG
- a CDS encoding EamA family transporter, producing the protein MLSGAKRLTLTEWKTIGLLLTMVTTQVLGDIWLSRGMKVFGAVEDYSLWGLWGLFLYLLTSPWIVFGVITLLFALFLYFTATSRLDLSLVLPLFSSSYILNALLAWLILGEDVSFYRWLATFMIASGVFIVCWSEHRNRSRLMGEKFGSSPTPSVTVNSSRRSPLWLFPVGIALSRVWLGILILIFTDSAGDVLIARGMKQIGPVRLQSPLKMVRLIGRILSHPSVLGGIGCQTISFVTFISLLSWTDISLIRPAGALGYVMSLFGAKFLLKETIPLARWLGISVITAGVALIALDEVDLVDQILLFFI; encoded by the coding sequence TTGCTCAGTGGAGCTAAACGTTTAACGTTAACGGAGTGGAAAACCATTGGTTTACTGCTAACCATGGTCACCACCCAGGTTTTGGGGGATATTTGGCTCAGCCGGGGCATGAAAGTGTTCGGCGCGGTGGAGGACTATAGCCTCTGGGGTTTGTGGGGTCTATTTCTTTATCTGCTCACTTCCCCTTGGATTGTCTTTGGGGTAATCACCTTACTGTTTGCCCTGTTTTTATATTTCACCGCCACATCCCGACTGGATCTGAGCTTAGTTTTACCCCTCTTTTCTTCTAGCTATATCCTCAATGCCCTCCTCGCTTGGCTAATCCTGGGGGAAGATGTGTCCTTTTATCGCTGGCTGGCCACTTTCATGATCGCCAGTGGCGTTTTTATTGTCTGTTGGTCGGAACATCGCAACCGCTCTCGCTTGATGGGGGAAAAGTTTGGTTCTTCCCCAACTCCTTCTGTTACCGTTAATTCTTCCCGGCGATCGCCATTGTGGTTATTTCCTGTGGGCATCGCCCTTTCTAGGGTTTGGTTGGGTATTTTAATTTTAATTTTCACCGACTCCGCCGGGGACGTACTCATTGCCCGGGGCATGAAACAAATTGGCCCTGTGAGGTTGCAATCGCCCCTGAAAATGGTCAGGTTAATTGGTCGTATTCTTTCCCATCCTTCGGTTTTAGGGGGTATTGGTTGTCAAACCATCAGTTTTGTTACTTTTATTTCCCTGCTCAGTTGGACGGATATTAGCCTGATCCGGCCGGCGGGGGCCTTGGGGTACGTGATGAGTTTATTCGGGGCGAAATTTTTGCTCAAGGAAACCATTCCTCTGGCCCGTTGGCTTGGTATTAGTGTAATCACCGCTGGGGTAGCCCTCATCGCCCTCGACGAAGTCGATTTGGTGGATCAAATTCTGCTGTTTTTCATCTAG